One Rhea pennata isolate bPtePen1 chromosome 3, bPtePen1.pri, whole genome shotgun sequence DNA segment encodes these proteins:
- the OPRM1 gene encoding mu-type opioid receptor, which produces MAVAYLLGNGSAPLLAGALEGPFAANASAAACRPAAPPCAAAPPGAWGNGSAAAGWDRSAPCGGGNGSAGGGGPCAPAAGGPSVVTAIAIMALYSVVCVVGLFGNFLVMYVIIRYTKMKTATNIYIFNLALADALATSTLPFQSVNYLMGTWPFGTILCKIVISIDYYNMFTSIFTLCTMSVDRYVAVCHPVKALDFRTPRNAKIVNVCNWILSSAIGLPVMFMATTKYRQGSIDCTLTFSHPAWYWENLLKICVFIFAFIMPVLIITVCYGLMILRLKSVRMLSGSKEKDRNLRRITRMVLVVVAVFIVCWTPIHIYVIIKALINIPETTFQTVSWHFCIALGYTNSCLNPVLYAFLDENFKRCFREFCIPTSSTIEQQNSTRVRQNTRDHASTANTVDRTNHQLELQEAETAPLP; this is translated from the exons atGGCCGTCGCCTACCTGCTGGGCAACGGCTCCGCGCCGCTGCTCGCCGGCGCCCTGGAGGGGCCCTTCGCCGCCAACGCCTCGGCCGCCgcctgccgccccgccgcgccgccctgcgcggccgcgccgccgggcgcctgGGGCAacggctcggcggcggcgggctgggaCCGCTCCGCGCCCTGCGGCGGCGGCAacggcagcgcgggcggcggcgggccctgcgcgcccgcggcgggcggcccctcCGTGGTCACGGCCATCGCCATCATGGCCCTCTACTCCGTCGTCTGCGTGGTGGGGCTGTTCGGCAACTTCTTGGTCATGTATGTCATCATCCG GTACACGAAAATGAAGACTGCCACCAATATCTATATTTTCAATCTTGCATTGGCAGATGCTCTAGCAACAAGTACTCTGCCATTCCAGAGTGTGAATTACTTGATGGGAACATGGCCATTTGGTACAATACTTTGTAAGATCGTTATATCCATAGACTACTACAATATGTTCACCAGTATCTTTACACTCTGCACCATGAGCGTGGATCGCTATGTAGCTGTTTGCCACCCAGTCAAGGCACTTGATTTCCGTACTCCCAGAAATGCTAAAATTGTCAATGTCTGCAATTGGattctttcttctgctattGGCCTACCAGTTATGTTCATGGCAACTACTAAATACAGGCAAG gCTCTATTGACTGCACACTTACATTCTCCCATCCTGCTTGGTATTGGGAGAACCTCCTGAAAATCTGTGTATTCATCTTTGCCTTCATCATGCCAGTCCTGATCATTACCGTATGCTACGGGCTGATGATTTTACGCCTAAAGAGTGTTCGCATGTTATCTGGCTCCAAAGAGAAGGACAGGAACCTGCGGAGAATCACAAGAATGgttctggtggtggtggcagtgtTTATCGTGTGCTGGACTCCCATCCACATTTATGTCATCATTAAAGCCCTGATCAACATTCCAGAAACTACTTTCCAAACTGTCTCCTGGCACTTCTGTATTGCTCTAGGGTACACAAATAGCTGCCTTAATCCAGTCCTGTATGCATTTCTAGATGAGAATTTCAAAAGATGTTTCAGAGAGTTCTGCATTCCCACTTCCTCCACCATTGAGCAACAAAACTCTACTCGAGTCCGACAAAACACTCGTGACCATGCTTCCACTGCCAACACTGTGGACAGGACTAACCATCAG ttgGAACTTCAAGAAGCTGAAACTGCTCCACTGCCGTGA